The genomic stretch acggttcaacgttcacagtaactgtcctggggtaaccagggcgatACAACACTGGTGGGGCCAGGTGAGACTAGACTGGTGCaagagttcctggatgtgtttcctgatgatttaccaggattgctgctacacagggagattcagttcgttatAGAGTTGGTGTCAGGTATagaaccagtgtcgagggcaccatacaagatggctccggcagagctaaaagagttgaagatacagttacacaaattattggatttgggattcatcagacctagcttctcgccatggggtgccccAGTGttatttttgaagaagaaggataggactctaagaatgtgtgtggactacagggagttgaataagctaactattaagaacaagtaccccctactgaggatagatgacctgttcgattagttgaagggtaagacagtattctcgaagattgatcttcggtctagttatcaccagctgatgaTCAAGGGCAAGGATATTCTGAAGAAGGCCTTTCGCatgaggtacgggcattatgagtttttggtcatgtcgtttggattgaccaatgccccatcaacgtttatggatctaatgaataaggtgttcaaggacttcttagatcagtttcTAATTattttcatcgacgacatcctggtttactctctgttgactgtgtttttagccaacgacgtgagatcgtcaaaaacgataaaccttcaagagaatttaaaggACACATATAGttttatcaagaaaagtaaataacacacaagatttttatagtggttcagccccgatcagtcggtaatagcctaatccacttagagttgtgattatagatctgtactcaagatcagatggactgagccaactgagtttcttcagtacagattgtaaaaatacaagaatcctttcaaataccagcactttctctctctagaatactcaaacccaaattttctctctctagaatactcagacctaAATTTTCCCAAaatctagaaagaagaagccactttctaatcccataagccatatatttataggcttaggatcatacatctgatatcccctataatcgggatattttattatatttattacatttaaattacaaaaaaaattcaaaatgtaacaaaaccccccatttgtgggaagaatgagagattcccgcgtatcttgttgaagccgtttttgggaatcttgacttagtcctcctctagctagttgatccacctcacctccactctggtcgatcatacacatgctggtcggacatacacttgctggtaggacacgcAAGTGCTGGACAtccacttctctcctctaacatgacactctcctctagcatgccatttctttatttggacaaccctgcactggttggacatatgcataaagaccaaattcttgggctctcctcggaccacacccttggggtctccttggaccacacccttgggatctcctaggatgcactctccttagctctcctaggatgcactctccttagctttccttggaccacatccttgggatctcctaggatgcactctccttagctctcctaggatgcactccccttagctttcctcggactaaggtccgaacaCACGCTCCTTGGGttctcctcctcggaccaaggtccgaacacatgctccttggcttctccttggaccaaggtccgaccccATATCTTAGACCCCTCAGActaaggtccgaccggacctcttggggcccctcaagcagtccaaattcttagtcagtctaccgggtcactttattacaactctgaggagtcaatgtatttattgactattaatatgtcttttactgaccatgcacttgccacttgtcacctttattgccacgtcattgatctccaatttttggggataacactctcgttcagaggaagagcatgagcaacatcttcaatTGGTATTGCAAAGGTTAAGGGAGcattggttatatgctaaatttaagaagtgtgagttctagctactggaagtgacattccttggacacattgttagtggagatgggattaaagtggatctgGCCAAGGTAGAagagttagggattggccgaggccaaggaacacctcggaggttaggagtttctttggattagcaggatattatagacggttcgtgtaacgccctactacccaaggaccgttacactgtgtattttaaatagttctaaactcgctaaacgagtcatttggccataattgtgtaactaaatgtgattaacggtttagggttaaaattttggtcaaagatacaacatttcactaaaacgtttactgtataaattaggatcccaaaatacattttaaaggttaactacagtaaaagagttacaaccagccgacctaagtgacaaaatatggtttaaccctagttcctctttaagccctcggccgtggtggtcgagcagttccatatgtacacatcatcacctatgctctccaactcaaggacagtccaactttcttttacctttacctgcaccacatagtacccttGAGCCGAGGCTCAGTAAGAGTACTAatgtcgatcatgactgataagtcaaggcTTCACGACCTATACTAAACACTattgccgtttctgactaataagtcggtGTAattcacaagtaagccatgctgCCAGGCATTTgtaatgcaatcaatgtccatatatagagcactcaacatgcctcatcaacaatcactagcataattataatcatgcacattcaaacatccagatataaggcatttagcatgcttaaccaataatcacaagcataatcataatcatgcataattacatagactcaagctctgatcaattccatattcaacattcatgccataccataaccacatgtatcctatgcatcacatgcatcacatacttggtgcagttttcttacctttggtccaagcacaggttaccaataaatgaccctaaAGCATGATCCTGTTCGAAGTCCCTagcgacaacctagtcacaaccataatatagaatccaataaaaaatgagtaaataaatacttctggactgaatcctagcctctgggacattgaATCCTACCAAATTGgaattgggtagtaggatcgatcccaagcccttagagttaagttcccatgaaaAAAAACCAAATCTGGTCAAAGATGCACAGGTGGGTCGCaacttggccctgagggtcgcgactTTCCTCCCTGACAGAGAGCCTCTGCCTGGCTTCAGGGTGCGAGCCATGACTTGGCCCTCTtgagtcgcggtgcgcccccaagaAAATTCCTCTTGGTTCTGGGTTCATCTAGGccgcgacttgctagaacaaggtcgcgacttgaccacgaacccaaccattttcttcattttttcccatttaaaatcctccaaaaacttatccaaacatacccaaatcccaaaaacaaagttcctaaacatcCCTATTTCCCAAAACCATAAAAATCAaatctcaaaccatccaaaatctcatcaaaacataaaatccaatcaaagcttaaaaacttgaaaacttaaaacttaaaactcgagttacctctgattgagtcattttccaactaaatcctccgcctaataagcttctaattttccctagaatcgctatgcctcgatccttgcttgaatctgagtcctaacaCTCGAGTTTACTTTGAAAATGCGCACGGTGTCAAAAAGAGAatgggtgagagagagagaacattctgaacgttcttttttatttctgataggttacttcaagcttaagtaacctcaagcaaatcctaatgctcggggtcccggaaacgccccctggggtaaaatagtcaaaattctcaaaattccctcctgatctcactaactcccaatttatcatcaaatatttattcccactacccaatatctcggtaatgtgctaaatacccattataccccttgactcactccgagtcaagtgtGAATCTCGTGGTgtctttcccactagcttgctccctaggatcgtctcatgctgagtaacccaaacatactcacataataaagtggtctcacacacatatatatcacccATATACCAAATATTCcaaaaacgggccaaattatgaaaatttcccaattaaacggaaatgggcccacatgcatatttaatacacctaaacatgcatatcaagtcatattataatataactcacataatcacataatgatacacataattccatagttttccatcctgacctcctaatcaaggccctaaaccatattaggaaattttggacgttacaactatcccctccttatagaaatttcatcctcgaaattttatctgactAGCCCGGAACATCAATCTCGCCTAACTGATTCCAGCTTCAAGGTAACTCCCTTGACCCTACTgtttctgtataataccttaacccaagATATAGCTTTGTTTCATAGAACCTTGTTCTTTCCGCCTCATATCTGGACTAGCTATTCCTCACATGATAATTTAGCCTCTAACTCCAGATCCTCatgactcaacacatgagtctcatctaacacatgtttcctcaacatggaaatatgaaatacactatATACGACTGACAATGCCAAAGATAAGGACAATCCATAGTCAACCTGACttgatcctatccaggattcaaacggtcCCACAAATCTAGtgctcaacttgcccttacctcttcacccctttcccatggtgagactctaaggaagatacaattttccacttggaactccacgttccttcaCTTCAAATTAACATAAATTTCCCATATACTCTGACTAGTGAGCACCCGAGCTCTAATCTCTttaatagcctcagtggtcctttaAACTACTTCAGGACCCAAATATAGCATCTCACccttctcatcccaatgaatgggcaataaacatttcctaccatacaacatctcataagatTAATTATTATACAAGAGTGTTGCTCTGGTTCTCTCTCTTCCATGGCGAGGCGGAGAAAACCTGGGTTGAAGCTTGCCAAATCTACCATAGATTCGGAGCTCCCTTCATATAATGGTGAGAATTCTGACCAAAATCGTTCTAAACAACCAGTGAGTGAAGAACCAGATGGAGTTGGGATTATGGAAGAACAGGAAAGTGATGTTCGGTCTGTGGACGTCGGAGTGAAGAAGGATCTCGACCTGGATAAGCATCGTGGAAAAGCGAGCTGGGCTGCAGAAGTCGAAGAGCAATCCTTCCAGGAATCAGCTAAGGAAACTTAGGCCAAGTTTCAAGACTCAGTTCCATCTTATGGTGGCTCGATGGTTCATTACTCAGAACCATATCAGAAGGATGGCCAGACTGTTGCGAAATTGGACATGGAGGAGATTAAAGTAGAAGCTTCGTTTTGGAAATCAGCGATAATATGTGTTGTAATTGGGGCAAATCCTCCTCTAGCAGTGTTTGAGGGTTTTGTGAAAAGGATTTGGGGTAACCTTGGCATTGTGAGTGTGGCCCAAATGAATGCTGGGTTTACTATGGTTAAATTCAGAGATGAGGCAACAAAGGACCTGGTGTTAGAATCAGGGGTTGTGCATTTTGATAGGAAATCTGTTGTTCTTCGGCCTTGGACCACTGATATAGAATCTCTGAAATCCATCAAATCTGTTCCAGTATGGGTTAGGTTGCCTGATCTGGGGTTACAATACTGGGGAGTGAACTGTCTGAGTGCTCTAGTTAGCACAATAGGTAAACCCATTATGATTGATAAAATTACTCAGAATCGTTCGATGATAAAATTTGCAAGAGTCTTAGTTGAGATGGAGATTACTGATTCTCTACCGAAATTCATTAGCTATTTTAATGAGAAAGGGCAAATTGCAGATCAGATTATTGAGTATGAATGGATGCCAACAAAGTGTTCCAATTGTAAGAAGTTGGGTCACTCAATTTCTTCATGTAAATTTGTTTCTGAAGTTGTTTGGAGGAAGAAAGAGGGGCAGCAAAAGGAAGGTAACATTGCAGGGATACAAGTTCAAGAAGGGGTCGAGAAGGTGGAAGGCCAAAATGAGCATAATTCTGAACCTAGCCAGAAGGGTAGTGCGTCTGTTGCTGGTTCTTCTAGAGCGTCTCAGTTAGCTGAAGATTAGGTATCCTCTGTTCCAGTTGTGGATAAATGGATTTCCCCAAAACCATCTAGATTTAAGAGGAAAGAAGTTCCGGTCCCTGTTAAACAAGCAATAAACCAATTTAGTGCTCTCCAGGAAGGTCAGCAACCAGCAGTCACAGTCCCAATCAAATCTAATTCCCATGGATAGTATCAACATTAtgagttggaatgttagagggATGAATAAGGTGAATAAACAGAAGTCTATTTTGGATGTGTGTAGGCTGAATAAAGTTGGGATTGGGGCTCTTCTTGAAACTAAAATCAGGGGAGACAAGCTGAAAGAAGTTATGATCACCATGTTTAATGGTTGGGAGTTCTACAGTAGTAAGGTTGTGGAAGGTAGAATCTTGGTGATTTGGAATGCTAAATTGGTGCAGCTATAAGTGTTACAGGAGAGCGATCAACTTCTCCACTATCAAGTTAGATTGTATAATCAGAATTATTTCTGTATTACTTTTGTTTATGGTTCTAATAATTTGGAAATGAGGCGCTGCTTATGGATGGATTTGGAGCACTTGTCTTGGCCTAGTAAAGCTTGGATGGTTCTTGGGGATTTCAATGCAGTTTTTAATCCCAACGATAGAATGGGTGGTCGTCCTATTACAGTGAAAGAGATGGAGGATGCTAGAAAATGGTTAGATTTGGGTTTAGTGGAAGAAATGAAGACCATGGGTCCATTCTTCACTTGGTCTAATAACCAAGAAGGTGAGGATTGTATTTTTTCTAAGTTGGATAGGGTGTTTGTTAATGAATCTTGGCTGGATGTTCATCCTTTAGCTTCGGTTGGAACTCAGTGGGAAATTGGCTCCGATCACTCTATGATCTTGATTAAGCAGTTGCCAGCTATAAGGGTGGGGGTGAAACCTTTTCATTTTTATAATATGTGGGCTGGTCATCCTCAATTTAGAGAGGTTGTTCTTACTAGCTGGAACCGACCTTTGAGGTTTCCTGGCAGGGGTTTAGATCATATTAGTTGGAAGTTAAATCGTCTCAAGCATACTCTGAAGAGATTTAACTGGAAGATTATGGGGGACATTTCGTGTAATTATGAGAGAAGCAAGTTTGAGTATCAACAAGCTCATTCTAAATGTCTTGCTGATCCGTCCAATAGAATGCTTTCCATTGAAGACCGGGAGACTTATCTTGAGTTTAAGAGGCAAGAAAAGGTTTATGCTAGCTTTATGTATCAAAAGAGTAAAATAGATTGGTTAAGGTTTGGGGATTCcaactcctctttctttcatgccAGCATAAAGAGAAGAAAGCTAGCTAATAGAATTGTTTCTTTTGTTTCTAATGATGGTAAAAttgttgatgattatgataaagtTACAGACCACTTTTTGGTTCACTTCAAAAACTTTCTGGGTACAGCTAATAAAGCTTCAGGGGAGATTGATGATCAAGCTATCTGGTTTGGAGCTGTTTTGAGCAGGGAGGACCAGCTGGTTTTAATTAAACCTTTTACTGTCAAAGAGGTTAAAATAGCCATGTTTAGCATCAATTCTCTCAAAAGTCCAGGTCCGGATGGAAATTGCAGGGGCTATTCTAGATTTTTTCGAATCAGATATTATTCCTCACTCTTTGAACAATACCTTATTATCTCTAATTCTGAAAGTTGAGCAACCAGTTAATGCTTCTGAGTTTAGGCCTATTGCCTGTTGCAATACATTATATAAATGCATTTCCAAAATGTTATGCAATAGACTTAATAATGTGCTTCCTGCTTTGATAAACCAGAATCAAGGGGCTTTTATTAAGAATCGCCTTCTTGCTCATAATGTTCTTATTCTCCAAGATTTGCTTAAAGGTTATAATAGGAGAAATATTTCTCCTCGTTGTCTAATGAAGATTGATATAAGCAAAGCTTATGACTCAATTGACTAGAATTTTTTGGAAAATCTCCTTAATGCACTGTGCTTTCCGAAGAGGTTTATAAGATGGATTATGATTTGTCTCAGGGGTTCTTCTTATGCATTGGTTTTGAATGGTTGTATTCAAGGGCGTTTTCAAGGTGCTAGAGGGCGGAAGCAAGGAGATCCTATTTCGCCCTTACTGTTTGTTATAGTGATGGATTACCTCACTAGATTTTTGCTCAAAGCCTCAACGGAGAAAGAATTCAGGTTTCATCCCTTATGTAAGTCTTTAAAGCTAGTTAATCTCTGTTTCGCGGATGACCTTCTTTTGTTTTGCAAGGCTAATCAGGGTTTAGTTAGAATTTTTCAGCAAGTGTTCACTGTGTTTGCTTACTCTTCGGGTCTCACTATAAGTAAAAACAAATCAAGAGTTTACATAGGAGGGCTTGATGCATGGGAGAAAGACAGATTGCTTCAGGATTTTTGTCTGTTAGAAGGGCAATTTCCCATGATTTATTTGGGAGTTCCCTTGAGACCGACCAAGTGGAGGGCAAGTGATTGTGATATTCTGATTGAAAAAATGAGAGCTAGGCTGAAAGGGTGGTCTAATCGTCATTTATCTTATGCTGGCCGAGTTCATTTAATCAATTCAGTTTTGTTGGGGATTCGATCCTATTAGATGAACATCTTTATTTTACCTCAAAAAGTTGTGAAAGCTATTGATAGGCTGTGTTTGAGGTTCCTTTGGGGTAAGAGGGAGAATAGAAGTAAAATGCATAGGATATCCTGGGAGCATGTCAGCAGACCTAAATGCTTTGGAGGGTTGGGATTCAAGGACATCTCATCTTGGAACAAAGTAGTGATGGCTAAATATTTTTGGGCAATTTGTTCCAAGCAGGACTTGTTATGGGTTAAATGGGTTAATGGTGTTTATCGAAAGGGTGAGTCAATTTGGGAGTATCGTTTAAAGCATGAAACAAGTTGGTATTGGAGGAGAATCATTAGGTTGAGACACCTCTGGTCTGGTGCAGTGATGAATGCTGCGGTTAGGAATGGAAAAATCCATCTGGGCCCCTTGTATGTGACTGTGTTTCCTGGTGAGCGGGTGCAATATATAAAGGCTATCTGGTGTAGGCTTTCAGCTCCAAAACACCAGTTTATTCTCTAGCTTACAGTAAACCAGAAGTTGAATACTAGGGATTGGTTGCAGTCCTGCCATATCCTTCTCCTATCAGCTTGCTGTCCAGTTTGTGGTCAAGAGGAAGAGTCTCATACTCACTTATTTTTTGATTGTGTCTTCTCCAGAAATGTTATCCTTGCTGTCCAGGGTTGTCTAAGAGGATTTTCTTGGCCAGTTCAGTTTAGTAAATGGATCAAGTGGCTGGCTTTGCCTCGGGATGGCTGGTTTTCGGTGGTTCTTCATGCATCTTGTGCAGCTGCTGTGTATCACATATGGCAGAATAGGAACCATTGCTGGCATGATAACTTTTGCTTACCAGTGTATAGGATTGACCATATGATTATATTTTCTATCAAAGCTAGAATTCTGAAGTTAGTAGGCAGTAAGTGTTCATATCGTGAAAAGCAAATGCTTAAGTTTGTAATGAATTGTGATTGTTGTTCTGGTTTGGCTGGGGTAGGTTGTTCCTTCCTCTGGTTTGTTTTGTAATTGTTTGTTGatcaatatatattttcttttgataaaaaaaaacatcTCATAAGATGCACTTCCAATAAATGGATAACTCCCTCTGATtcaccatcaatctgaggataatAAGCTGTACTAAATTCCAACTATATACTCATCACCTTCTGCAACCTTCCCCAAGACCTGGAAGTAAGAACATggtcctcatctaataagatagacctcgaattccatgaaggcatactatccCTCTCATATAGAGACCTGTATAAAGATCAACTGTATTACTCGTCCTTAATgataaaagtgagctgactttgtatactTGTCCATAATGACTCGAACTGAATCATGCTAGCCCACTATTCTGGGCAGcaccaccacgaaatccatcgtgatgttctTCCactattgtaacgtcccaaaattacctaataaggcttagggccttgattagggggccaggatggcaacatatgcaattacgtgtttaattgctatactaattgttaatatgtggattatgtgataaaCTGATTAAATGAacatatttagggatattaaatatgcatgttggccacttcttattagaagggcgactttggtaatttggcccgttgcgggcataaatgtgtatttatctgcatatatgtgatatatgtgggagaccacattattatgtgggtttatttgaactagtcgacacgaggcgatcctagggtgcaagttaacgggaaagtcacaacgggacccaatacccgactcaaggtgagtcaaggggtatttttggtattggATAATTAATCAGGATATcggattatgaaaataaatattttgagatatatttgaagttaaggagtttaggagggaatgttggggaaatttaccatttttcccttggggacgtttttggtaccccgagccttgagactAGCTTAAGTTAGATAAGCTTAATTAATTGAagacaaaaaaacaaaacaacaaatATACTAGGAGCTACTACCAAAACtgacctttctctctctctctctctctctctcactctttgtTTCTCAAGTTATTCTCAAGGTTTTTTCTTGAAGTTAACCATTGAAATTAAGGGGGACTTAGTGACTAGAAGCCATAGAATTGAAGCTTGGGATTGGGTTTCAGATTTCTTGAGGCTAGAAGGTCTTCTTCTTCAGTTGAGGTAAACATATGAACTTCATTTAATGATTTAATTtatgtagaatgcatggtttcttgaggtgtttttgaATCTCTTAACTCAAGGATTGAATTggagttttgatgaggttttaagctagctttcagttgggttttgctgctgggagcATATTAGAGTGTTTGTGATGGTTTCGTCATattgttgggatgattttgggttaaattggatgGGATTTGGCTATTGAAATGGaagttttttctgggttcgaaggggtcgggtcgcatctctgttcttggtgtgccgtaGCCCTCTAGAGAAAATGGGAGCTAGGGAAGGAGGGTAGGCCGCAACGCCACTATGGCTGGGCCACAAAACGTGTTTGCTGGTTgggggaggctgggcctctagTTGGAGGCGGGCTGCGGCATAGGGGCATAGGGCCATAACTTTTAAGGGGTTTTAGGACCCCTAGAAGGTTTTGAGTAGGGGAACTCAACCATAGGGGCTCGAGATTGATTCCACTACCtggtttggtggaacccgaggtctcggaggctaggacttggtccggaagcctttgaacacccgatattaatagaatcctattttatggttgtaacTTAGGctatcgctaagggctcggaaccgggatcgtgctcgagggtcgttctcatTTACGCTTGCTTagatctaaggtaagaaaactacacccagaatgtgttgtatgtgattagggcttgccCTGTTTGTTATATATTgatatgaatagggcttgggccccaggatATGTTAGACTATTGTTCTAAAtgcttgttgataaatgcttaagtgcttatattcgttacatgaattctatggttagggcatgtgcCCCGTCGTGtgaatatgtttagtattatagaaatggttatccaatgggattatatgattagcatgaatatgtgcttaattttttgggatgtgcctatccacatctgtttcttataagCAATGTATATAATCCTATATCAggtcttgacttatgagtcaaggacggcaatagcgcactgTGCGCTGGTTGCA from Humulus lupulus chromosome 5, drHumLupu1.1, whole genome shotgun sequence encodes the following:
- the LOC133779239 gene encoding uncharacterized protein LOC133779239; translated protein: MVHYSEPYQKDGQTVAKLDMEEIKVEASFWKSAIICVVIGANPPLAVFEGFVKRIWGNLGIVSVAQMNAGFTMVKFRDEATKDLVLESGVVHFDRKSVVLRPWTTDIESLKSIKSVPVWVRLPDLGLQYWGVNCLSALVSTIGKPIMIDKITQNRSMIKFARVLVEMEITDSLPKFISYFNEKGQIADQIIEYEWMPTKCSNCKKLGHSISSCKFVSEVVWRKKEGQQKEGNIAGIQVQEGVEKVEGQNEHNSEPSQKGSASVAGSSRASQLAED
- the LOC133779240 gene encoding uncharacterized protein LOC133779240 — encoded protein: MDSINIMSWNVRGMNKVNKQKSILDVCRLNKVGIGALLETKIRGDKLKEVMITMFNGWEFYSSKVVEGRILESDQLLHYQVRLYNQNYFCITFVYGSNNLEMRRCLWMDLEHLSWPSKAWMVLGDFNAVFNPNDRMGGRPITVKEMEDARKWLDLGLVEEMKTMGPFFTWSNNQEGEDCIFSKLDRVFVNESWLDVHPLASVGTQWEIGSDHSMILIKQLPAIRVGVKPFHFYNMWAGHPQFREVVLTSWNRPLRFPGRGLDHISWKLNRLKHTLKRFNWKIMGDISCNYERSKFEYQQAHSKCLADPSNRMLSIEDRETYLEFKRQEKVYASFMYQKSKIDWLRFGDSNSSFFHASIKRRKLANRIVSFVSNDGKIVDDYDKVTDHFLVHFKNFLGTANKASGEIDDQAIWFGAVLSREDQLVLIKPFTVKEVRMEIAGAILDFFESDIIPHSLNNTLLSLILKVEQPVNASEFRPIACCNTLYKCISKMLCNRLNNVLPALINQNQGAFIKNRLLAHNVLILQDLLKGYNRRNISPRCLMKIDISKAYDSID